In Providencia hangzhouensis, the DNA window TCAGTACCGGATGACGGGGGTTGGGATGAGCAAGTGCGAGAGGCTGTTGCAGATCGAATTCAACAGCGTTTAGAGCTGGTAATGCCAGGCTTTTCTAATTTGATAGTGGGACGCAAGGCAATTTCTCCCGCCGACCTAGAAAATTATAATTGTAACCTTGTTGGTGGTGACCCTTATTCAGGAACTTGTTCACCTGATCAGTTCTTCTGGTTGCGGCCTTTTGCTGCGACTGGCCAGACGAAAACGCATCAAACCGCAGTCAAAAACCTTTTTCATATTGGCGCCTCAACCCACCCCGGTCCGGGTTTAGGTGGTGGTTCAGGTTACCTTGTTGCACAAAAATTAGCAGTCAAACGCAGGACATAATAAATCAGCAAAGGATTTGTGACTTAACAGGTAAAGCACACACAGTAAGCAACCCACTATGGCAGGAAACATGATGAAAAAAACAACAATCGGTAAGCTTGTAGCAGGTTCGTGTCTCAGCATATTTTCGTTTGGTGCGATTGCCACCGAAGGTGGCGGTTTAGGGGTATACCCCGATGGGCTAGAAAACTTTATGTCAGGTGCATTGCCACCACAAGGGGTACATGTACTGGTGTATGGTGGAAATGCGCATTATGACAGTATTCGCGATAACAAAGGCGATAAGATCCCTGTTCCGGGGTTTAGCGTCAATGTGAATGTACTCGCTCCTCGACTTATTTGGGTAACTGACCAAAAAGTCTTTGGTGGTGATCTGGCTTTTCATACAATTGTGCCATTATTGGATGTGACTGCAAAAGCGGCGGGGCAAAAAGATACCAGCCGCGGCCTCGGTGATATTACATTTGGCCCCGCATTAGGGTTTCATCCATCAGCCGATTTGCATTATGTGGTTGGGCTAGATGCGTATGCTCCAACAGGTAAATACAGCAAAACAGACCCATCAAGTTTAGGTAAGAATTATTGGGCGCTGCAACCAGTTTGGGCAATCAGTTATATTCCACCTGTTGGTGTAAATGCGGATTTGAAGATGATGTATGACTTTAACTTCCGCAATAACGATACGAAAACACGTTCAGGGCAAGCATTTCACGCTGATTATGCACTAGGTTGGGGGTTCGGCAATGGTTGGGTGGCAGGTATTGGGGGCTATGCATTTTGGCAAACGACAGATGATAGCGGACCAAATTCAGCTCAAGGAAAAGCTCGAGCCTATTCTATTGGGCCTTCAATTCGCTATGCTAACCCGCAAGGGTGGCTATTTACTGCTAAATGGGAAAAGGATTTTGAAGTTAGAAACCGTCCAGAAGGTTCCCAAATTTATTTGAAGGCATCGATACCTTTTTAAACACGTTTGTATATCAAAACCCCATATTGGCATTACATAACAATATGGGGGGTATTTCTAAGAAAGTGATGATTGGGAATTTAGGCTTTTTTCATACTCTGACTTGGAGTTTCACCATAGCGTTGTTTGTAATCTGCACTAAAGCGACCCATATGGGCAAATCCCCAACGTAAAGCTACCCCAGTGACGCTAGTTGCTTCCCCTGAAAGGAGCTCTGCTCGAACACGTTCCATCCGTAAATCACGTAGATACTGCATTGGGCTGATATCTAAGAACTCTTTAAAACCAGCATATAAACTGCGTAAGCTGACGCCTGCAATATGAGCTAGCTGCTCAACAGTGATAGGTTCATGGGCGTGTGCTTCTAAATATTCTTGCACTCTGCGTACGTGACGAGGACGAATTGTTGACCTTCGCATGCCTGAGTCTTCGATATAATTATGGCCTTGGGTAGAAAGTAAAGTGACAGAAACCAATTGTTCAACTTGAGTCGTGATCAATTTATGTTGTAAGAGATCGGGCGCGCGAGTTGCGCATTCAATCAGGTAATTCATTAAAGTGCGCCATGCAATGCAAGATTGCCAAGCAAAACCCAACTCAAAAACTAACGGTTTATCTAAAGTATGCCCTAGTTGGCCTACTAAGGATCTTTCGAGTAAAGAACGGGAAATACGTAACATAAATTGATCGTTATCGCTATTCCAACGCATTATTGTTGATTCTTCAGGGCTAAGAAGTGAGGCCATCTGAGGAGTTGATTCAATACATTTTCCACCACTTTCGATGACTGCTGTACCTGATAGAGGCATTTGAACCAAAAAAAAGTCCTGTAGTTGCCCTGGAATAATGGAGACATCGGCACCATAGCGTAAGCGGCTTAGAGAAATATCCCCCATAGGAATATAGTGCATACGAGCATCAAGGCGTTGATGTGGATTAAGTAAGTTAAATTGATGTGGCTTCATGACTCGACCAACCATCGATTTAATCTCTTCAGGGTCAGCTGAGGTAAATAATAAACGCTCTGAAGAACAGAGCTGATTTTCAATCTGAGATGCAGATGAATGGGACCACGAGTTGCTCAACATCGGAGGTTCCTCCAAAATGATTTGCCAGCCCTGCTTTATAGAATAACCAAAATAGGGCCCGACTAATATTGCTTGTTATGTGTTTTTCTCAGTAAATTCAATTTATTATAATATTTTGCAATGACTTATTATATTAGGGAGGAATGCTTTCCATTTAAGTCAAATGAAGCCTTCCTTTTTGTTAACATTTTATTGACTATTTTTTAACTAGTCATGAGTTGAACATAACATAAACAAATTTTCTTACCTAGATAAAAACATGCAGAAACTATCCTAAAACTGCAAAAAAATAGAAACTATGCGGTTGTTGTGATAGCGATAACAATATAAAAAATAAAGTTATTTTTATTTCAATAACAGTAAAATATATATGATTTTTCATATTAAATTTTATGTTTACCTATCTTTTTCTTATTTAATTAATGTAATGCTCTAATTAATTATTTTATGGCGATGTTTTTTTCTGATTTGTTTGCTTTTGTGAGGCCTATTTTCTATTTAAACATGCTATTCAGTATTTTTTATTTATTTTATTGATCTTTTTTTTCTACGCTATTTGGCGGAAAAACTAATTTTCTAGTTGTTTTAACTCACTATTTGTCCCTTATCTGCAAGCCTTATCCACTCTCTGCATAAATCTAATTTACATGATTAATCATGGATTGACCTGTTATTAACAAAAGATATACAAATAATAAACACAAAAAAGATAAAAACGTTCTGATGTTGATTGGTGAGGTTAAAATGGCTGAGCGATCGTTTGTACAAGAAGTTCAAAAATTACGGCAAGGGCAAGGTGAAACCTTCAGTGGTGAAGGGATCCTTGCTGTTACAAAAGCGCTATTAGAGTCGGGTGTATCTTATGTTGCGGGATATCAAGGTGCTCCTATCTCCCATTTGATGGATGTCCTTGCTGACGCACAAGATATTTTATCTGAATATGGTATTCGCTTTGAAAATAGCGCAAGTGAAGCAACTGCAGCGGCAACCTTAGCAGCCTCAGTTAATTATCCACTACGTGGAGCTGTGACTTTTAAAGCAACAGTGGGGACGAATGTCGCATCTGATGCCTTAGCTAACTTAGCTTCGGGTGGTGTGTTAGGTGGTGCTTTAATTATTGTTGGTGAAGACTATGGTGAGGGCTCTTCTATTATGCAAGAGCGTAGCCATGCTTTTGCGATGAAATCGCAGATGTGGTTGCTTGACCCTCGGCCCAATTTACCGTCTATCGTTCAAGCCGTGAAAGATGGTTTTGAGCTCTCTGAAGCCAGTAATACACCCGTTATGTTACAAATGCGTATTCGTTCTTGTCACGTTCACGGGCAATTTGTTTGCGCAGATAATCAGCGCCCTAAATTTACCGTCAAAGATGCGCTTGAGAACCCAACTCGAGACGTCAGTCGCATAGTATTACCCCCTGCTAGTTTCTTACATGAAAAAGAAAAAATAGAAGCTCGCTGGCCCGCTGCAATTAAATTTATTCAACAACATGAGTTAAATGAATTTTTTTCAGAAGACTCGGATGATGTTGGAATTGCGCTACAAGGCGGTTGTTACAACACGTTGATCCGCGCATTAAATCAGCTAGGGCTAGCGGATGTTTTTGGTAATAGCCAAATTCCTTTATATGTGATGAATGTGGCTTATCCATTGATTGACGATGAATTTGAACGCTTTTGTCGTCATAAAAAAGCCATTCTAGTTTTGGAAGAAGGCCAGCCAAATTTTGTTGAGCAAAATGTGGCGAATATTTTGCGTCAACGCAAGATTGATATTGCCCTGCATGGTAAGGATATGCTGCCAATGGCGGGGGAATATAATACTGCAACAGTGCTTGCGGGTTTACGTTCGTTTTTTGAATGCTATGGAAAGATAGCTCCACAAGTCAAAGCGGCTGCAAAACAGATTCGTATTCCAACGATTAATATTGCCACTCAAAAATCTGAAGAATCTTTACCTGAATACGTGAATGCAGCAGAGCCAACATTAGATGAATCTGTCCATGCGCGCCCACCAGGGTTTTGCACAGGTTGCCCCGAAAGGCCTATTTTTACTGCGATGAAGTTGGTGGAGCGTGAATTAGGCGAACATCATGTAAGTGCGGATATCGGCTGTCATTTATTTTCTATTCTACCGCCCTTTAATTTGGGGAATACCACCATGGGCTATGGGCTAGGAGGCGCAGGGGCTGCGGCTTTGAATGCAAAGGCTGGGAAACGCGCGATTTCAGTGATGGGAGATGGGGGGTTCTGGCATAACGGTTTAACCAGTGGTATTGCCAATAGTGTTTTTAACCGTAGCGATAACTTAACTATTGTGGTTGATAACAGCTATACCTCTGCGACAGGAGGGCAAGATATTCTCTCTTCGACAGCGTTGAATCCAACCCGTAGTACTGGTCATGAAATTGAAAAAGCGGTGAAAGGGGTGGGTGTTAATTGGGTGAAAACCATTAAACACACCTATGACTTAAAAACCATGACAAATACGTTACGTGAAGCTTTAACAACCGATGAGCAAGGGCCCAAGGTTCTGATTGCGCAAAGCGAATGTATGTTGAACAAACAACGCCGCGAAAAGAAAAAAGTGCGTAGTGATGTTGCCGCAGGCAAACGAGTGGTACGTGAGCGTTTTGGTGTCGACCCTGATACCTGTACGGGGGATCACTCTTGTATTCGTTTATCTGGTTGCCCGTCTTTATCAATTAAACCAAGCCAAGACCCATTAAGAACAGACCCGGTTGCAACAGTGATGGATAGCTGTGTCGGTTGTGGGCTATGTGGTGAAGTCTCTCACGCTGCTGTCTTGTGCCCTTCTTTTTTTAAAGCTCAAATTATTACTAACCCTAATGGCTGGGACAAATTGCGCCATCGTGTACGCGGTTGGTTTATTGGCTATTTACAGCGTCGTGACGCACGTCGTCGTGAACAATTTAGTTTCTAAGGGGGATGCATGAATTCTTTATCAACTGCATTACCATCAACAAAAGTCGCATTACAGCCGATTAAAATTGCCATTTTAGCCATGGGCGGCGAAGGCGGTGGAGTACTTGCCGACTGGGTTGTCAACCTAAGTGAAGAAAACGGTTATTTTGCTCAAACGACTTCAGTGCCTGGCGTGGCACAGCGCACGGGGGCAACAATTTATTATGTGGAATTATTCCCAGGTGCTGATAACCCACAAACGCCTTCTCCTGTATTAGCGCTTATGCCGATGCCCGGTGATGTTGATGTTGTTTTGGCCTCTGAATTAATGGAAGCAGGCAGAGCAGTACAGCGCGGCTTTGTTACCCCAGAGCGCACAACATTGATCAGTTCAACACACCGTGTTTACTCTATCGCGGAAAAATCAGCCATGGGTGATGGGCGAGTCGATAGCCAAGCATTAATTCGCCACACTGCGGCATCTGCGCGTCAGTTTATTCACTTTGATATGGCACAAGCAGCACAAGAAAGTGGCAGTGTGATTAGTGCTGTTTTATTTGGTGCGCTGTTTGGTTCCGGTGTTTTACCATTTAGCCGCGCACAATTTGAAGAAACGATTGTACGTGGGGGCGTTGGCGTAAAACCAAGTTTGCGAGCTTTTACATTAGGGGCAGAAAAAGCGACTAAACCCGAAGATGCATATCAGCCGGAGTCCACAAAGAACACCGTATATTCACCAAAAAATAAGCAGGTATCGCAACTATTAGCTCGTATCCAACATGAATTCTCTCCTCATGTGCAGTATCTCGTGACTGAAGGGACTCGCCGACTTATAGACTACCAAGACCCTGCCTATGCCACTTTATATTTGGATCGCCTCAATAACCTCTTTGCGCAAGATGGCGGGCAAGATGAGCGTTTGCAACGTGCGCTTGCACGCCACTTAGCCCTTTGGATGTCCTATGAAGACACCATCCGAGTGGCTGACCTTAAAATTCGTGATAGCCGCTTTTCTCGCGTTCGCAATGAAGTACAGGCAAAAGATAATCAATTATTGGAGATCAATGAATTTATGCATCCAAGAATTGAAGAAATTTGCGAAACGCTTCCCAAAAATTTAGGTCGTTGGTTAATGCGTCCACATTGGTTACACAAAGCGCTTCGCAAAATGACCGAAAAGGGGCGCACGATCACTACCAGTTCTTTATTAGGTTTTTTACAGTTGTATCTATTAGCCGCATGGCGAAAAGGCCGACGTTCGACGTTACGTTATCAACTAGAAACGCAGCGCATTGAAAAGTGGTTAGCTGCTGTAATTAAAGCAGCGAAAGCTAACCCTGCACTTGCAACCGAAATTACCGAATGCCAACGCGTGGTTAAGGGGTATAGCGACACTCATGCGAGAGGGTTGCGTAATTTTAAAATCTTAATGGACATCGTTGCGCAGCAAGGTAACAAACTCACCCCCATTAATTTACGTGAACTGCGTGAAGCCGCATTGGCTGATGAACATGGGAAAGAATTGGAAAAATGCCGTCAACGTTTAGCTATGAATTAAGGATAACATCATGAGTTTACTGACATTTACTAAGCCACATAAAATTCATTTTTCGGAGTGTGACCCCGCAGGGATTGTGTTTTACCCCCAGTATTTCGTGATGTTTAACAATTTACTTGAACGTTGGGTTGATGAATTAGTCCCTCAAGGCTTTGCGGGTTACATCATGGAACAACGCTTTGGCTTGCCGACAGTACACCTAGAAGCGGAGTTCAAGGCCATTAGCAAAATGGGGGATAACGTGATGTTAGAGCTACATGTACAGCGTATTGGTCGCAAGTCTCTGACGTTACATCAACGCTGTGTCGGTGTTGATGGAGTACTGCGCATGCAAGTGACGCAAACTTATGTCACGACGTCATTAGAAACGCATCAAGCCATCCCCATTCCAGACGCCTTGTATCAGGCATTAACCGCTCAGCAACCAGTGTAAGTAAAGGAGAAGTTCCATGAATATTGTGTGTATTGGCGGTGGTCCCGCAGGGCTTTATTTCGGGTTGCTGATGAAACTACAGAACCCAAAGAACCGTGTAGTGGTGGTGGAACGTAATCGTCCTTATGACACTTTTGGCTGGGGAGTGGTATTTTCTGATGCCACGCTCAGTAATTTGCGCCAAGCGGACCCAGTTTCTGCCAAAACGATTTCTGCAGAATTTAGTCACTGGGATGATATCGATGTGCACTTTAAAGGTGTATGTAACCGCAGCGGTGGTCATGGGTTTATCGGCATTGGGCGTAAAAAATTACTCAATATATTACAAGACCGTTGTGTGGAATTGGGGGTGGAGCTGGTATTCGAAACCCAAGTAACGGATGACCAAGCGATTGCTCGTGAGTACCAAGCTGATTTGCTTATCGCTTCTGATGGCATTAATAGTACGGTGCGTACGCGTTATGAAAACGTATTTAAACCAGATATTGACCCACGTCGTTGCCGTTTTGTTTGGCTAGGTACAAAGAAGATTTTTGACGCCTTTACCTTCTTATTCGCTAAAAATGAGCACGGATGGTTTCAAGTTCATGCCTATCAATTTCAAGAAGGGTTATCGACCTTTATTGTGGAGACGACGGAAGAAACCTGGCTTAAAGCCGGTATTGACCAAATGTCTCAAGAGGATGGCATCGCTTATTGTGAAAAACTATTTGCGCCGTGGCTTGATGGTGAAAAACTGATTGCTAACGCAGCGCATTTACGTGGTGCCGCAATTTGGATCCGCTTCCCTCGGGTCATTTGTGGAAATTGGGTGCATTGGACGCAGCCCACACAAGGTAAAGACGTTCCCGTAGTATTGATGGGAGATGCCGCTCATACCGCCCATTTCTCTATTGGCTCTGGAACTAAATTAGCACTAGAAGATGCTATCGAGCTGTGTGAAAGCTTGAAAACTTCAGGGGGTGATTTACGTAAAGGGCTTGAGCATTACCAGAAGGTTCGCAGTGTCGAAGTTCTGAAAATTCAGAATGCGGCACGCAATTCGACAGAATGGTTTGAAAATGTCTGTCGTTATGAAAATTTAGCACCAGAGCAATTTGCCTACTCTCTCTTAACGCGTTCACAGCGTATATCTCATGAAAATTTGCGCGTGCGTGATGCTGTATGGTTGGAAAACTATGAGCAGTGGTTTGCGGAACAAACAGGTGTGACTTCAAAGGCAAAAGTGCCCCCTATGCTGACACCTTATCATGTACGAGGTATCACTCTTAATAACCGCGTGGTCGCGTCACCAACATTGTTGTATTGCGCTAATCAGGGTATACCCGATGATTTTCATTTGGTACATCTGGGAAGCCGCGCATTAGGTGGTGTGGGTCTAGTGATGACTGAAATGACGGCTATAGCCCCCGATGCCCGTGTGACAAAAGGCTGTGTCGGTATTTGGAATGACGAGCAAGTTACTGCTTGGCAACGTGTGACTGATTTTATTCATCAAAAAACGGATGCCAAAATTGGCATTCAATTAGGCCATGCAGGGCGTCGTGGTTCAACTCAGCGAGGGTGGGAGAAAGAAAATCACCCAATGGATGCAGATAACTGGCCGTTAGTTTCTGCTTCAGCGTTGCCTTATTTACCGAATATCTCACAAACTCCGGTAGAGCTATCCGAGGCACAAATGACTACGGTGATTGACCAATTTGTTGCTGCAGCAAAACGAGCAGAAACGGCTGGTTTTGACTGGCTTGAACTGCAAGCCGGGCACGGTTATTTGCTGTCGAGCTTTATTTCTCCATTAACTAATCAGCGTACAGATAACTACGGTGGAACGTTAGAAAATCGCTTACGTTTTCCGTTAGCTGTCATTAGTGCTGTGCGTCAGGTGTGGTCAAAACCTTTGAGTGTACGTATTTCATCGACGGATTGGGTGGATGGCGGGACTACGGTTGATGACGCGGTGGAAATTGGCCGTGCAATGAAGCAAGCGGGCGCAGATATGATTGACTGCTCTTCAGGTGAAGTGTCACCGCAACAGCAACCGGTCTATGGTCGGATGTACCAAACACCAATGGCAGACCGTATTCGTAATGAAGCTGGAATACCGGTTATTGCCGTAGGTGCTATTACTGATGCTGACCAAGTCAACAGCATTATTGCCGCTGGGCGGGCGGATTTATGTGCTTTATCTCGGCCATTACTTTCTGACCCTGCATGGGTCTTACATGAATGTGCGCGTTATGGGTGGGAAACTCGTTGGCCGGCACCGTATGAATATGGGCGTCAGCAACTCGTTCAATCCTTGAAGTCGCGTTAAAGGCTTTGGCAAACAAAGAGGAAAATAGCATGAGTACACACTCCCATGACCAATACCGAGAAAATGTGGCAGGGCGTGCCGATGTGGCAGATACCCCTGAGCTAGTGGCGTATTACCAAGAACTAGATGCGTTGAAGACAGGTGCATTATGGACGGTCGCAAACAAGATTGAACCGTGGCAACCCAAATCAAGCTCAGTTCCTGTGTTGTGGCGCTACCGTGATTTACGCGAACATGTGTTGCGCTCAGTTGAACTGGTGACCCCAGAAAAAGCGGGGCGTCGCGTGATCTATCTGAATAATCCCGGCCGCCAAGAAGTGGCTGCTGCAGTAGGTTGGCTATACTCAGGTTTACAAGTCATGCATCCGGGAGAAGCCGCTTCGGCTCATGCCCACTCATCCTCAGCATTGCGTTTTATTATGGAAGGGCGTGGGGCATATACCATTGTCGAAGGGCAAAAAATGATGCTAGAAGCCAACGACTTTGTACTGACGCCGAATGGGACATGGCATGAACACGGCGTTGCGGAAGATGGTTTACCTTGTATCTGGCAAGATGGATTAGATATCCCGTTAGTCAATGCCATGGAAGCTGGGTTTTACAAAGTGCATCCTGACTTGCATCAAGCACAAACACGACCTATCGATTACCCCGTTGGTATGTGGGGAGGAACCGCATTACGTCCTCACGATATCGGCTGGGATAAACCTTATTCACCATTATTTAAATACCAATGGGGGCCAACCTACGAGGCGTTGTGCCGTGCAGCGAAGGCAGCGGATGGCTCAGTATTTGATGATGTTTTGATGCACTACACTAACCCGCTCACAGGAGGACCTGTGATGCCAACCATTGGAGCGAGTATGCAATTACTGCGTCCGGGCTTTGTTGGTAAAGCTCATCGCCATACGGGAAGTTTTATTTATCAAGTAGCGAAAGGGCAAGGGTACTCCGTGATCAATGGGCAACGCTTTGATTGGCAAGAGCGTGATATTTTCTGTGTGCCATCGTGGATGTTCCATGAACATGTGAATACCTCACAAACCGAAGATGCTTGTTTGTTTTGCTTTAATGATTTACCCGTAATGCACTCTTTGGGGCTCTATTATGAAGAGGCTCTAGTAGAAAATGACGGTCACCAGAAAGTCGTTACCTAGGTGAGTATTATATTTCTTATTGATTAATATAAATAATTTTATTATTCCAATTTACGTGAAGAAGTGAGTGAGGCAATCACCTCATTCAAGGAGAAAGAAAATGCGCTTAATAACTTATCGTTCTGATGTGACCGCGGCAGCCCGTTTAGGAGCAGTTGTTAATCAACAAGTAGTGGATTTAGCCCTTCTGGCACAAGAGCAAGAGCTGTACTTGCCTGATAATATGTTGGACTTTATCGATTTAGGCCCACAAGGTGTGCGTGTTGGTACAGAACTTCTGAATACATATCAAGGGCAATTCCCAGCAGGGACTGCGTGGCCTGTACAAAATGTGAAAATTTTGGCGCCGATACCTCGCCCACGTAAAAATATTTTTGGTATTGGCTTAAACTATGTTGAACACGTGGCGGAATCCAGCCGTACATTAGACACCTCAAAAGATCTTCCAAAACAACCCGTTATCTTTTCTAAGCCCCCAACCACAGTGATTGGGCCGGGAGATGCCATTGAACATAACGCCAAAATTACCCAACAATTAGACTGGGAAGTGGAGTTGGCGGTGATTATTGGCACTCGTGCGAAAAGTGTCGCGGCAAAAGATGCTCTTAATTATGTGTTTGGCTACAGCTTGATGATTGATATGAGTGCGCGTGATTGCCGCCGTGCTGGGCAATGGATTTATTCTAAAGGGCAAGATACCTATGCACCATTTGGGCCATGCATTGTCACTGCTGATGAGGTTCCAGATCCTCATACTTTAGATTTAAGCTTGAAGGTGAATGGTGTAACCAAACAATCCTCAAATACACGCCACATGCTATTTAATGTGAATACATTGATTGAAGATATTAGCCAAGGGATCACATTAGAACCAGGTGACATTATTGCAACAGGCACTCCTGAAGGGGTAGGGGCGGGAAGAACACCTCAAGAATGGGTCTGGCCGGGGGATGTGATTGAAGCATATGTTGAGAATATTGGTGAATTGCGCCATCCAGTTGTCGCCGTTTAAGGGGGAAGTATGCTTAATTTGCAGACGTTTAAAGCCGCTGCGGTACAAGCCGCTCCGGTGTTTCTCGATACCAATGCTACGGTAGATAAAGTTTGTCGTTTAATTGAAGAGGCGGCGGATAACGGAGCGAAATTGGTTGCATTTCCAGAGGTTTTTATTTCTGGTTACCCTTATTGGAGTTGGGTGATGAACCCGATAGATGGCAGTCCATGGTT includes these proteins:
- a CDS encoding AraC family transcriptional regulator — protein: MLSNSWSHSSASQIENQLCSSERLLFTSADPEEIKSMVGRVMKPHQFNLLNPHQRLDARMHYIPMGDISLSRLRYGADVSIIPGQLQDFFLVQMPLSGTAVIESGGKCIESTPQMASLLSPEESTIMRWNSDNDQFMLRISRSLLERSLVGQLGHTLDKPLVFELGFAWQSCIAWRTLMNYLIECATRAPDLLQHKLITTQVEQLVSVTLLSTQGHNYIEDSGMRRSTIRPRHVRRVQEYLEAHAHEPITVEQLAHIAGVSLRSLYAGFKEFLDISPMQYLRDLRMERVRAELLSGEATSVTGVALRWGFAHMGRFSADYKQRYGETPSQSMKKA
- a CDS encoding indolepyruvate ferredoxin oxidoreductase subunit alpha, producing MAERSFVQEVQKLRQGQGETFSGEGILAVTKALLESGVSYVAGYQGAPISHLMDVLADAQDILSEYGIRFENSASEATAAATLAASVNYPLRGAVTFKATVGTNVASDALANLASGGVLGGALIIVGEDYGEGSSIMQERSHAFAMKSQMWLLDPRPNLPSIVQAVKDGFELSEASNTPVMLQMRIRSCHVHGQFVCADNQRPKFTVKDALENPTRDVSRIVLPPASFLHEKEKIEARWPAAIKFIQQHELNEFFSEDSDDVGIALQGGCYNTLIRALNQLGLADVFGNSQIPLYVMNVAYPLIDDEFERFCRHKKAILVLEEGQPNFVEQNVANILRQRKIDIALHGKDMLPMAGEYNTATVLAGLRSFFECYGKIAPQVKAAAKQIRIPTINIATQKSEESLPEYVNAAEPTLDESVHARPPGFCTGCPERPIFTAMKLVERELGEHHVSADIGCHLFSILPPFNLGNTTMGYGLGGAGAAALNAKAGKRAISVMGDGGFWHNGLTSGIANSVFNRSDNLTIVVDNSYTSATGGQDILSSTALNPTRSTGHEIEKAVKGVGVNWVKTIKHTYDLKTMTNTLREALTTDEQGPKVLIAQSECMLNKQRREKKKVRSDVAAGKRVVRERFGVDPDTCTGDHSCIRLSGCPSLSIKPSQDPLRTDPVATVMDSCVGCGLCGEVSHAAVLCPSFFKAQIITNPNGWDKLRHRVRGWFIGYLQRRDARRREQFSF
- a CDS encoding bifunctional salicylyl-CoA 5-hydroxylase/oxidoreductase; this translates as MNIVCIGGGPAGLYFGLLMKLQNPKNRVVVVERNRPYDTFGWGVVFSDATLSNLRQADPVSAKTISAEFSHWDDIDVHFKGVCNRSGGHGFIGIGRKKLLNILQDRCVELGVELVFETQVTDDQAIAREYQADLLIASDGINSTVRTRYENVFKPDIDPRRCRFVWLGTKKIFDAFTFLFAKNEHGWFQVHAYQFQEGLSTFIVETTEETWLKAGIDQMSQEDGIAYCEKLFAPWLDGEKLIANAAHLRGAAIWIRFPRVICGNWVHWTQPTQGKDVPVVLMGDAAHTAHFSIGSGTKLALEDAIELCESLKTSGGDLRKGLEHYQKVRSVEVLKIQNAARNSTEWFENVCRYENLAPEQFAYSLLTRSQRISHENLRVRDAVWLENYEQWFAEQTGVTSKAKVPPMLTPYHVRGITLNNRVVASPTLLYCANQGIPDDFHLVHLGSRALGGVGLVMTEMTAIAPDARVTKGCVGIWNDEQVTAWQRVTDFIHQKTDAKIGIQLGHAGRRGSTQRGWEKENHPMDADNWPLVSASALPYLPNISQTPVELSEAQMTTVIDQFVAAAKRAETAGFDWLELQAGHGYLLSSFISPLTNQRTDNYGGTLENRLRFPLAVISAVRQVWSKPLSVRISSTDWVDGGTTVDDAVEIGRAMKQAGADMIDCSSGEVSPQQQPVYGRMYQTPMADRIRNEAGIPVIAVGAITDADQVNSIIAAGRADLCALSRPLLSDPAWVLHECARYGWETRWPAPYEYGRQQLVQSLKSR
- a CDS encoding SphA family protein, producing MMKKTTIGKLVAGSCLSIFSFGAIATEGGGLGVYPDGLENFMSGALPPQGVHVLVYGGNAHYDSIRDNKGDKIPVPGFSVNVNVLAPRLIWVTDQKVFGGDLAFHTIVPLLDVTAKAAGQKDTSRGLGDITFGPALGFHPSADLHYVVGLDAYAPTGKYSKTDPSSLGKNYWALQPVWAISYIPPVGVNADLKMMYDFNFRNNDTKTRSGQAFHADYALGWGFGNGWVAGIGGYAFWQTTDDSGPNSAQGKARAYSIGPSIRYANPQGWLFTAKWEKDFEVRNRPEGSQIYLKASIPF
- a CDS encoding acyl-CoA thioesterase, yielding MSLLTFTKPHKIHFSECDPAGIVFYPQYFVMFNNLLERWVDELVPQGFAGYIMEQRFGLPTVHLEAEFKAISKMGDNVMLELHVQRIGRKSLTLHQRCVGVDGVLRMQVTQTYVTTSLETHQAIPIPDALYQALTAQQPV
- a CDS encoding cupin domain-containing protein — its product is MSTHSHDQYRENVAGRADVADTPELVAYYQELDALKTGALWTVANKIEPWQPKSSSVPVLWRYRDLREHVLRSVELVTPEKAGRRVIYLNNPGRQEVAAAVGWLYSGLQVMHPGEAASAHAHSSSALRFIMEGRGAYTIVEGQKMMLEANDFVLTPNGTWHEHGVAEDGLPCIWQDGLDIPLVNAMEAGFYKVHPDLHQAQTRPIDYPVGMWGGTALRPHDIGWDKPYSPLFKYQWGPTYEALCRAAKAADGSVFDDVLMHYTNPLTGGPVMPTIGASMQLLRPGFVGKAHRHTGSFIYQVAKGQGYSVINGQRFDWQERDIFCVPSWMFHEHVNTSQTEDACLFCFNDLPVMHSLGLYYEEALVENDGHQKVVT
- a CDS encoding fumarylacetoacetate hydrolase family protein — translated: MRLITYRSDVTAAARLGAVVNQQVVDLALLAQEQELYLPDNMLDFIDLGPQGVRVGTELLNTYQGQFPAGTAWPVQNVKILAPIPRPRKNIFGIGLNYVEHVAESSRTLDTSKDLPKQPVIFSKPPTTVIGPGDAIEHNAKITQQLDWEVELAVIIGTRAKSVAAKDALNYVFGYSLMIDMSARDCRRAGQWIYSKGQDTYAPFGPCIVTADEVPDPHTLDLSLKVNGVTKQSSNTRHMLFNVNTLIEDISQGITLEPGDIIATGTPEGVGAGRTPQEWVWPGDVIEAYVENIGELRHPVVAV
- a CDS encoding indolepyruvate oxidoreductase subunit beta family protein, with the protein product MNSLSTALPSTKVALQPIKIAILAMGGEGGGVLADWVVNLSEENGYFAQTTSVPGVAQRTGATIYYVELFPGADNPQTPSPVLALMPMPGDVDVVLASELMEAGRAVQRGFVTPERTTLISSTHRVYSIAEKSAMGDGRVDSQALIRHTAASARQFIHFDMAQAAQESGSVISAVLFGALFGSGVLPFSRAQFEETIVRGGVGVKPSLRAFTLGAEKATKPEDAYQPESTKNTVYSPKNKQVSQLLARIQHEFSPHVQYLVTEGTRRLIDYQDPAYATLYLDRLNNLFAQDGGQDERLQRALARHLALWMSYEDTIRVADLKIRDSRFSRVRNEVQAKDNQLLEINEFMHPRIEEICETLPKNLGRWLMRPHWLHKALRKMTEKGRTITTSSLLGFLQLYLLAAWRKGRRSTLRYQLETQRIEKWLAAVIKAAKANPALATEITECQRVVKGYSDTHARGLRNFKILMDIVAQQGNKLTPINLRELREAALADEHGKELEKCRQRLAMN